The sequence CAAAAAGCCGATGAAATCTTAGTTTTTGGTGCAACAGGTGGGCGTATGGATCATACATTAGCCAACTTATTTATGCTTACATATGAGTCTTATCAAGCAGCGATACCAGTTACCACGTTTGTGGATAAACAAAACACACTTAAGATGTATCAACCCGGCCGATATGAGCTTGAAAAGCAAGATAAAATGAAGTACATTGCTTTTACAGTTGTGAGTGCAGAAGTGACCGGTTTGACGCTGGAAGGGTTTAAATACCCGCTAAACAACGCAACGTATCCTTTTGGATCAGCACTCTCAAGCAATGAATTTGTTGATGAACACGGTGTTTTATCATTTTCTGAAGGACTCATTTTAATGAGCCAAAGCCACGATTGAAAGTGGAAACACCTTGCTCATTCTCTAAAAAAATGGAAAAATAAAAAACATTCGTTAGGCTAGAAATTTTAGTTTATGCAGACTGCTCCATGTCTGCTCCCAAACTTAAATTTCAGGTCTAATGTTTTTTATTTGTTCTGAAATTTTGCAAGAGAATAGGTGTTGCAACTGGAGATAGAAAAAAGCGCCAAAGAGACTACTCTCCCAAATTTAGATTTCAGGTCTAGTGAGTTTTTTGTTTGTTATGAAATTACTGTCATTGTTGCGAAGTCATGAGCTTACAGTGACAGTATGGGACGGAAATTGCGTAAGCAATTGAGTACCAATCAGTAGTTAGAAGCTTTACGAGAATACCAATCAGTAGTTAAAAGCTTTACGAGAGTAGTATGGGATGCAGCGACAAACAGCACCAAATCTTCAAGAAAGCGAGCGCCAATCCTTTTTTACGGGTTAAAAGGTCGATATGGGACGGAAATTTCATCGGAAATTGAGTACGATGCTATAGCGCAATTGAGTAACAATTCTTATATTCCACCACCATGTTTTATGTTGAAGTGCTGGAGACAGACAATATAAACAAAATTACTAAGCCTACTTTTATTAAAAATTTGAAGATTCGAGAATGAAAACGACTTGTTTGGTGTTGAAAGTAGTGGAAAAATCAGCAGGTTAACTATGCGTGCTGATTTTTTGGAAATAGATAAAAATATCGGTTGTCGTAATTGTAGCTATTGTTTTTTATTTAACTTTTGCATTCATTATTAATAAAATAAGAAAAAACGCCTTTAGGAAAATTGTTTTGAGATGACTTACTTTAACTATGGTCTAACCATATAGTCTTAGAGATATAGTTTGCCACCAGCTCGATAAATTATAGTATTAGCTGTTTTAATCTTGTTATGAAATTTGTGTTCAATTAGTTTGAAGTGTTAGTGAGTGTTAATATGGAAACCTTTTTACAAATAAACATAGGTATGTTAAAGTTACGATAAATAGTTACAGCAAAAAAATGTATTTATTATAGGTGTTTCATATAATAAGGAGGTTATCTCAATGGTGTTTTGGTTAATTTTCAGCGCAATTGTTCTAGCACAATCGGCCCATAATTTGTTTGTAAAACGAAAATGTAAAAAAAGAAGTTTTCGTTTCTGGGATAAAGATTACCATAATCAACATTTAGTGACTATTTCGGATATTAAACATTATTATGAAAACCACCACAATGATAACTGCTCACTAGATGTTGATGAAACAACTTGGTCTGATTTAGAACTTGATCGTTTATTTAACCGCATCAATTATTGTCATACTAGTATTGGTGAGGAATATTTATATAACGCCGATTGTAAAATTAAGCTAGACAATTAAAAAAATCATTTGTGATACACTCAAATTGTATTTCCGACGAAAGAAAACAAGGAGAGTGATCACAAATGACCTATACACATCTTACTACAGATGAACTCGTTTTAATAGAATCATATTATCATCAAACTAAGAAAGTTAAATTTGTTGCAGAGACTTTAAAACGTTCGAGACAAACTATTTATAATGTTTACAACGCTTTAGATGATGGTTTATCTATGCTAGATTACTACCAACGATACAAAAATAATAAAAAAAATTGTGGGAGACTTCCTATCCTTTTACCTGATAATGAAACTGACTATATTCAAAAGAAAGTGGCTCAAGGGTGGACACCAGACGTGATTATTGGTCGTAACGAGTTTCCTATTTCTTGTTCTGTTCGTACTCTTTATAGACTATTTAAGCGTGGCTATTTTAACTTAGCCGCCTTACCAATGAAAGGGAAAAGAAAGCCGAATGGTCACAAAGAAAAGAGAGGTAAACAAGCTTTTAAAAGAACGATTCATCAGCGTGATAAGGAAAATCGTCACTTCAAAAGTGAGTTTGGTCACCTTGAAGGTGACACTATCGTTGGCAGAAATCATAAAAGTGCTGTTATTACCTTAGTTGAAAGACTATCAAAAGTAATTATTACGTTGAAACCTACCGGCAGACAAGCAATAGATATTGAAAACAGTTTAAACAACTGGTTTAAAACAATTCCCACTCATTTATTTAAGTCTATTACGTTTGATTGTGGTAAAGAATTTTCTAATTGGAAATCTGTCAGTAACTCCAATGATATTAATATCTACTTTGCTGATCCAGGTACTCCCTCACAAAGAGGGTTAAATGAGAACTCCAACGGATTATTACGCAAGGACGGACTACCTAAGAGAATGAATTTCAATGAAGTTGATGAAGCGTTCATTCAGTCTGTTGCTTCTAAAAGAAATAACATTCCTAGAAAGTCATTGAACTATAAAACACCATTGGAAGTATTTTTGAGTTATGTTAATAATGATATTTTGTCTAGCTTAATTTGACAAATAAAATAATAATATTAAAAAGCGTGAGTCAGTTATTGATGAAGCATTAATTGAAAAGCTCGAAACGGATAAATGTTCACGTCAGCGTTTAACGCAAATGTTCCAAAGAACGGGCTATTTAGAAGGATCTGATACGTCTGCTTTCTTTTCTAGACGTTTAGCACCACACATAAAAAAGCGTTATCTTTACTGTGCTACCTTACCGATTATATGTTTTTTACTACTGTTAATTTCGATGAAAGTGTGGCTACTTACAACGATTGCTGTCAGTTTATTTAATGTCTTCTATTTTTATCGGACAAAGTTAACTTTAGAATATGAATTGAACCGTGTTTTTTATTTAGCACGATTATTAAAGGGTAGTGCTCTTTATATAAAGTGGAAAAAGAGCGCTAATTTAACGTTAAGTTATAAAAGGTTGCTTAGTTTCCGTTTACTTGCGTTTTTTTTTAATCGCAATTCATTGGACGGAGGTATTAATCTATTCAACGTTTTTCGTGGTGTTTTTTTGTTTGATTTAATATTATATAATTTTATGCTAGGTTCAATAGCGAAAAAGCAAAGTGATGTTGCAATTATCTGGCATGCGCTTGCAAAGTTGGACATTAATATAAGTGTCTGTAAATATCGAGAGACCTTATCATTTTACGCGATACCAGTATTTTCTGACGTAGATAGATTCCTATTTAAAGAAATGGTCCACCCGCTAACAGAAGAAGGAGTGCCTAATTCGTTAACATGGAATGATAACATTATTTTAACGGGAACCAATTCCGCTGGAAAATCCACCTTCATAAAAGCTTTGGCCCTTAATGTTATTTTGGCGCAAGCTATTAATACTGTTGTAGCTGAAAAAGCAGTGTTAAACAAGATAGTTGTGCAAACATCGATGGCTATTAAGGATGATCTTTTAACAGGAGAGAGTTTTTTTGTTGCAGAAACCAAATCAATCCGACGCTTATTGACTTTAGTTGCAAAAAAACAGCCGACATTAGTGATTATGGATGAAATTTTGAAAGGAACAAATGCTAATGAGCGTATTTCTGCTTCTCTAGCGTTGATGAAATGGTTTAATCAATTTGATGAATTAAAGGTTTGTATTGCCACGCATGATTTAATGCTAGCAGAAGTAGGGATGAGAGGTTTTGTTAATTACCATTTTTCCAATAAAGTAGTAGGTGAACAGATTGAGTTTGATTACAAATTGCAAAAGGGTATTTCAAAAATAAGAAATGCTATTGGGATTTTAGCAGCCTATGATTTTCCGGCAGAAGTTGTTATGGAAGCGAAGCGTATTAGTAAATTGATTGATAGTGTTGGGGGGATTGATAACGTTGTATATAGAAGAACATATATAAAGTAATGGCGAAAATAAGTAAAAGAGAACTTTAGAAGGAATGAAATGAAAAATAGCAGTATCAATCCAACAAGTAATAGTATTTGTGTTTTTAAAATGAACTCTGAATTATTCAAAATATAGACAATAAAAAACCATCTTCCAGTGGAAGATGGTTTTTTTAGGTTAAATTAAACACGTTCAACTTTACCTGATTTTAATGCACGAGTTGAAACCCATACTTTTTTAGGTTTACCATCAACAAGAATACGAACTTTTTGCAAGTTAGCTTTCCAAGTACGACGGTTAGCGTTTAAAGCGTGAGAACGACGGTTACCAGTTGAAGTTTTACGTCCAGTAATTACACATTGTTTTGCCATTTTAGAATTTCCTCCTTTGCGTGAAGATG comes from Brochothrix thermosphacta DSM 20171 = FSL F6-1036 and encodes:
- a CDS encoding thiamine diphosphokinase, whose translation is MRICLLLGGPMSNVPDLTPYKDDYWVGIDRGAFRLLEMGITSKAAMGDFDSLSSKELAFVRDNVVFVEQYPAEKDETDAMLGITYALNQKADEILVFGATGGRMDHTLANLFMLTYESYQAAIPVTTFVDKQNTLKMYQPGRYELEKQDKMKYIAFTVVSAEVTGLTLEGFKYPLNNATYPFGSALSSNEFVDEHGVLSFSEGLILMSQSHD
- a CDS encoding IS30 family transposase, which encodes MTYTHLTTDELVLIESYYHQTKKVKFVAETLKRSRQTIYNVYNALDDGLSMLDYYQRYKNNKKNCGRLPILLPDNETDYIQKKVAQGWTPDVIIGRNEFPISCSVRTLYRLFKRGYFNLAALPMKGKRKPNGHKEKRGKQAFKRTIHQRDKENRHFKSEFGHLEGDTIVGRNHKSAVITLVERLSKVIITLKPTGRQAIDIENSLNNWFKTIPTHLFKSITFDCGKEFSNWKSVSNSNDINIYFADPGTPSQRGLNENSNGLLRKDGLPKRMNFNEVDEAFIQSVASKRNNIPRKSLNYKTPLEVFLSYVNNDILSSLI
- a CDS encoding MutS-related protein yields the protein MFDLILYNFMLGSIAKKQSDVAIIWHALAKLDINISVCKYRETLSFYAIPVFSDVDRFLFKEMVHPLTEEGVPNSLTWNDNIILTGTNSAGKSTFIKALALNVILAQAINTVVAEKAVLNKIVVQTSMAIKDDLLTGESFFVAETKSIRRLLTLVAKKQPTLVIMDEILKGTNANERISASLALMKWFNQFDELKVCIATHDLMLAEVGMRGFVNYHFSNKVVGEQIEFDYKLQKGISKIRNAIGILAAYDFPAEVVMEAKRISKLIDSVGGIDNVVYRRTYIK
- the rpmB gene encoding 50S ribosomal protein L28; protein product: MAKQCVITGRKTSTGNRRSHALNANRRTWKANLQKVRILVDGKPKKVWVSTRALKSGKVERV